The Planococcus halocryophilus nucleotide sequence CCATTTCAACAGCCGCGACCACTCACACAATTCCAGCATTGGTAACAGCAGAAGCAGATGAGTTGAGAGCGAGAATTTCTGTATTGGCAAGGGTGGCGGAAGATGATGTATGAAGGACGTTATAAACTGCATCCGATTTCGGCATTTTTAAACTTTATTAAAGGAATGAAAGAATTACTTCTTCCGTTTATTATCATTTTTGGCGTCAATATTTTCAGAGGTGATGGCATCAGTTCGATGTTTAACCAAGGTTGGCAAGGGATGATTCCTGTAATCGTGGGCGTTGCGATGTTGTTATTTCTGTTGATTTCCGGAATTATCAAATGGAAACGTTTTGTTTATTGGTTTGAAGATGGAGAACTTCGTATTGAATACGGTTTGTTTGTGAAGAAAAAAAGGTACATACCATTCGAACGAATTCAAAGTTTAAATTATGCAGAAGGCATTTTTCACCGACCGCTTGGACTAGTAAAAGTGAAAGTAGAAACAGCAGGTTCAGGAAAAGTAGGGCAAGCTGAAGCTGAATTGACGGCAATTTCAAGAGAAGATGCGGATCGTATTGAAAAAGAAATGGAAAAAGCCAAACATCAACTGTCGCGAGAAAAAACTCCGATAATCGGACCTGTAGAGTTTGTTGAAGTTCCTGTTAAAAAAACGACCAAAACGCTTTATCATATGTCTATCAAAGAACTATTAATTCTTGCTACAACTTCTAGCGGAATTGGCGTTGTCATTTCAGCCGTAGCGATTTTTCTTTCTCAGTTTTCTGAGTTTATCCCGTACGATGCTGTTTATGAAGAAATCATCTTATTTTTACGTTTTGGTGCATTAATAGTTGCGCTAACCATCTTTGTTGTTTTAGTAATGGCATGGGTCATTTCGGTTATAATGACGATTGTAGCGAATTACCAATTTACGATTCAGTACGACGAAGATCGGATATATATTACTAGAGGCTTATTAGAGAAAAAGAAAGTCTCAATACCGTTAAAGCGTGTTCAAGGAATTAAAATAAGCCAAAATCCTTTGAGGGAACTATTCGGTTATGCAACAGTCGTAGTCGAAAGTGCAGGTGGGTCAGTGGGAGATAAGGACGAAAAAATTCGTCTATTTCCTTTGGTGAAAAAAACTCGGATGTTGCCAATTCTAGAAGAATTGTTTCCAGAGTTAGAATGGACGCCCCAATTGGTTGGAGCGCCAAAGCGCAGCATTCATTTTT carries:
- a CDS encoding PH domain-containing protein; amino-acid sequence: MYEGRYKLHPISAFLNFIKGMKELLLPFIIIFGVNIFRGDGISSMFNQGWQGMIPVIVGVAMLLFLLISGIIKWKRFVYWFEDGELRIEYGLFVKKKRYIPFERIQSLNYAEGIFHRPLGLVKVKVETAGSGKVGQAEAELTAISREDADRIEKEMEKAKHQLSREKTPIIGPVEFVEVPVKKTTKTLYHMSIKELLILATTSSGIGVVISAVAIFLSQFSEFIPYDAVYEEIILFLRFGALIVALTIFVVLVMAWVISVIMTIVANYQFTIQYDEDRIYITRGLLEKKKVSIPLKRVQGIKISQNPLRELFGYATVVVESAGGSVGDKDEKIRLFPLVKKTRMLPILEELFPELEWTPQLVGAPKRSIHFFYRLNLVWLSPMFAAVGYFFYPYGLLALLIVPVVIVIGIWQHRTVGYALGERQLTAQFRGLSKHRYFILKKRIQVVQVTQSYFERRKGIASIHVTIKSGMMGATATTPHMEKEDASQILVWYKPFGAKEQSS